One Thauera sp. K11 DNA window includes the following coding sequences:
- a CDS encoding saccharopine dehydrogenase family protein — MKSNVLIIGAGGVAHVVAHKCAQNNALLGDIHIASRTPGKCQAIIESVHTRGSLQRPGVLRAHALDAMDVAATEALIRATEARIVINVGSAFLNMSVLQACLRTGAAYVDTAIHEEPDRICETPPWYANHEWKRREACAAAGVTAILGAGFDPGVVNAYARLACDDYFDRVDSIDIVDINAGRHDRYFATNFDPEVNFREFTGTVWSWQGRQWTASRMFEYRKEWDLPVVGRQTAYLTGHDELHSLSQHLDVPDIRFWMGFSEHYINVFTVLRNLGMLSEQPVRTAEGQEVVPLKVLKAVLPDPASLAPAYTGKTCIGNVVRGERDGKERRIFIYNICDHEKSYREIGSQAISYTAGVPAAAAALLIARGIWDVRRMVNVEQLPPRPFLALMAGMGLKTWVRENGRDVPLAAQAAPADA, encoded by the coding sequence ATGAAATCCAACGTCCTCATCATCGGCGCCGGCGGCGTGGCGCACGTGGTCGCGCACAAGTGCGCGCAGAACAACGCCCTGCTGGGCGACATCCACATCGCGTCGCGCACGCCCGGCAAGTGCCAGGCGATCATCGAATCGGTGCACACCAGGGGCAGCCTGCAGCGCCCGGGCGTGCTGCGCGCCCACGCCCTGGACGCCATGGACGTGGCCGCCACCGAGGCGCTCATCCGCGCCACCGAGGCGCGCATCGTGATCAACGTGGGCTCGGCCTTCCTCAACATGTCGGTGCTGCAAGCCTGCCTGCGCACCGGCGCGGCCTACGTCGACACCGCCATCCACGAGGAGCCGGACAGGATCTGCGAGACCCCGCCCTGGTACGCCAACCATGAATGGAAGCGGCGCGAAGCCTGCGCGGCCGCGGGCGTGACGGCCATCCTCGGCGCGGGCTTCGATCCCGGCGTGGTCAACGCCTATGCCCGCCTCGCCTGCGACGACTATTTCGACCGCGTGGATTCCATCGACATCGTCGACATCAACGCCGGCCGCCACGACCGCTACTTCGCCACCAACTTCGACCCCGAGGTGAACTTCCGCGAGTTCACCGGCACGGTCTGGTCCTGGCAGGGGCGGCAGTGGACCGCCTCCCGGATGTTCGAGTACCGCAAGGAATGGGACCTGCCGGTCGTCGGCCGGCAGACCGCCTACCTCACCGGCCACGACGAACTGCACTCGCTGTCGCAGCACCTGGACGTGCCCGACATCCGCTTCTGGATGGGCTTCAGCGAGCACTACATCAACGTCTTCACCGTGCTCAGGAACCTCGGCATGCTGTCGGAGCAGCCGGTGCGCACCGCCGAAGGGCAGGAAGTCGTACCCCTGAAGGTGCTCAAGGCGGTATTGCCCGACCCCGCCTCGCTCGCCCCCGCCTACACCGGCAAGACCTGCATCGGCAACGTGGTGCGCGGCGAAAGGGACGGCAAGGAACGCAGGATCTTCATCTACAACATCTGCGATCATGAAAAGAGCTACCGGGAAATCGGCAGCCAGGCGATCTCCTACACGGCGGGCGTACCCGCCGCCGCCGCGGCGCTGCTGATCGCCCGGGGCATCTGGGACGTGCGGCGCATGGTCAACGTCGAGCAACTGCCGCCGCGCCCCTTCCTCGCGCTGATGGCCGGCATGGGCCTGAAGACCTGGGTGCGCGAGAACG
- a CDS encoding carboxynorspermidine decarboxylase, with protein MHPLPGIGHFDIVIQTPYYLIDKSRLQENLRRIDLVRRQSGARILLALKCFATWSVFDLMREYMDGTTSSSLYEVRLGCEKFGGETHAYSVAYADHEIDEVVSHADKIIFNSLGQFERHAGRAAGKPVGLRLNPGVSSSNYDLADPARPFSRLGEADPARVAPIIGRLNGFMIHNNCENRDFARFDAMLGEIEARFGPLLSRVEWVSLGGGIHFTADDYPLDAFCARLRDFAARHGLQVYLEPGEAAVTDCASLEVTVLDTPFNGKRLAVVDASIEAHMLDLLIYRLHARVEPGSGPHRYLVCGKSCLAGDVFGEFDFPQALEVGQRLSIRDAAGYTMVKKNWFNGLNMPAIVVREHDGEERVVRRFGYRDYVDSLS; from the coding sequence TTGCACCCGCTGCCGGGCATCGGCCATTTCGACATCGTGATCCAGACACCCTACTACCTCATCGACAAGTCCCGCCTGCAGGAAAACCTGCGGCGCATCGACCTCGTCCGGCGGCAGTCCGGAGCCAGGATCCTGCTGGCCCTCAAGTGCTTCGCGACATGGTCGGTATTCGACCTGATGCGCGAATACATGGACGGCACCACGTCCTCGTCGCTGTACGAGGTCCGCCTGGGGTGCGAGAAATTCGGCGGCGAGACTCATGCCTACAGCGTGGCCTATGCCGACCACGAGATCGACGAGGTGGTCTCCCACGCGGACAAGATCATCTTCAACAGCCTCGGCCAGTTCGAGCGCCACGCCGGCCGCGCGGCGGGCAAGCCCGTGGGACTGCGCCTGAATCCGGGCGTCAGCAGTTCGAACTACGACCTGGCCGATCCCGCCCGCCCCTTCAGCCGCCTGGGCGAGGCCGACCCCGCGCGCGTGGCGCCGATCATCGGGCGCCTGAACGGCTTCATGATCCACAACAACTGCGAGAACCGCGATTTCGCCCGTTTCGACGCCATGCTCGGCGAAATCGAAGCGCGCTTCGGCCCGCTGCTCTCCCGGGTCGAATGGGTCAGCCTGGGCGGCGGCATCCACTTCACCGCCGACGACTATCCGCTGGACGCGTTCTGCGCGCGCCTGCGCGACTTCGCCGCGCGCCACGGCCTGCAGGTCTACCTGGAACCGGGCGAGGCCGCCGTCACCGACTGCGCGAGCCTGGAAGTCACCGTCCTGGACACCCCGTTCAACGGCAAGCGCCTGGCCGTGGTGGACGCCTCGATCGAGGCGCACATGCTGGACCTCCTGATCTACCGGCTGCACGCGCGCGTCGAGCCCGGCTCCGGCCCGCACCGCTACCTGGTCTGCGGCAAGTCCTGCCTGGCCGGCGACGTCTTCGGCGAATTCGATTTCCCGCAGGCGCTGGAGGTGGGGCAGAGGCTGTCGATCCGCGACGCCGCCGGCTACACCATGGTCAAGAAGAACTGGTTCAACGGCCTGAACATGCCCGCCATCGTCGTGCGCGAGCACGACGGCGAGGAACGCGTGGTACGCCGGTTCGGCTACCGCGACTACGTAGACAGTCTGTCCTGA